In a single window of the Terriglobales bacterium genome:
- a CDS encoding DUF503 domain-containing protein encodes MIAFLTVEIRIEGAQSLKDKRQVLRSLKDGLRARFNVSVAELEANDLWQRATVGIVSISSSRDYLEGLMQKVEREASHIASSTGAEVTESFLDYL; translated from the coding sequence TTGATTGCTTTTCTCACCGTCGAAATCCGCATCGAGGGGGCGCAGTCGCTGAAGGACAAGCGGCAAGTGCTGCGCAGCCTGAAGGACGGGCTGCGAGCGCGCTTCAACGTCTCCGTGGCGGAGCTGGAGGCCAATGACCTGTGGCAGCGGGCCACGGTCGGCATCGTGAGCATCTCCTCCTCCCGTGATTACCTCGAAGGCCTGATGCAGAAGGTGGAGCGCGAGGCCAGCCACATCGCTTCCTCGACGGGAGCTGAGGTCACGGAAAGCTTTCTGGATTACCTGTGA
- the rbfA gene encoding 30S ribosome-binding factor RbfA translates to MPEQRSREHHFERVADALRDEISSLLEGELADPRIGLATVTEVKLAPDGRSAHVLVAVEGDDAEAEQTMEGLAAARGYIRREVGVRLGLAHPPEMTFHLDRSQKMQARIDELLRRAEKRKK, encoded by the coding sequence ATGCCCGAACAACGCAGCCGCGAGCACCATTTCGAGCGTGTCGCCGACGCCCTGCGCGACGAGATCAGCTCCCTGCTCGAAGGCGAGTTGGCGGACCCGCGCATCGGCCTGGCCACGGTCACCGAGGTGAAGCTCGCGCCCGACGGCCGCTCCGCTCACGTGCTGGTCGCTGTCGAAGGCGATGACGCCGAGGCGGAGCAGACCATGGAAGGGCTCGCCGCCGCCCGGGGCTACATCCGCCGCGAAGTCGGCGTGCGCCTCGGCCTGGCCCATCCTCCGGAGATGACCTTTCACCTCGACCGCTCCCAGAAGATGCAGGCGCGCATCGACGAACTGCTCCGCCGCGCCGAGAAACGCAAGAAGTAG
- a CDS encoding glycosyltransferase family 39 protein — protein sequence MNGRTVRELATLAAFCVFLFFFGLGSFGLVGPDEPRYAQVAREMAERHDWVTPTLHGEAWLEKPILYYWRARIAYALFGVSDWPARLPSATFATLMIAAVYVFTRRFRPGGELEAALITASSAGVIGFSRAAATDMELAAPFTAGMLAWYAWHATGRRLWLAAFYFFLAVGTLAKGPVAPGLALLILMAYAGMRRDVRLLRRTLWLPGVLLFLMVAVPWYVAVQMVNPQFFRVFLLEHNLARFATDLYRHKQPFWFYVPVLILGLAPWTAIAGASLVGAMQRGRLAWKERGETRDPLPLFLASWAVVPVVFFSLSQSKLPGYILPALPAWGLLAADLVWRRQREGKRLGAGLLWGHALVLGVIAGALPLVPFVLQRPPQPVEAWSMGVAAGVGVVVLAAALVTLRRYGLPMLRFVTLVPVVLTVAFLVRVEALPIDRALSSRPVAAELEQLGTAGKPVAGFRIHRNLEYGLGFYRNQKVQRYERGEIPAEDHLLIVRKGTREEAAKLAGGRRFSRIGDFGAQGVEFYWVSSSTSLQHEK from the coding sequence ATGAACGGGCGCACGGTGCGGGAACTGGCGACGCTGGCTGCGTTCTGTGTGTTCCTGTTCTTTTTCGGGCTGGGGAGTTTTGGGCTGGTGGGCCCGGATGAGCCGCGATACGCGCAGGTGGCGCGGGAGATGGCGGAGCGCCACGACTGGGTAACACCCACGCTGCACGGCGAGGCGTGGCTGGAGAAACCGATTCTTTACTATTGGCGTGCGCGCATCGCGTACGCCCTGTTCGGGGTTTCGGACTGGCCGGCACGGCTGCCTTCGGCGACCTTCGCCACGTTGATGATCGCGGCTGTCTACGTGTTCACGCGACGCTTCCGGCCGGGCGGTGAACTGGAGGCGGCGCTGATCACAGCGTCATCAGCGGGCGTGATCGGGTTTTCGCGAGCGGCGGCCACCGACATGGAACTGGCTGCGCCCTTCACGGCCGGAATGCTGGCCTGGTACGCGTGGCATGCCACCGGGCGACGCCTGTGGCTGGCGGCGTTCTACTTTTTCCTCGCGGTGGGCACGCTGGCCAAGGGACCGGTGGCGCCGGGCCTTGCGCTGTTGATCCTTATGGCCTACGCGGGCATGCGGCGCGACGTGAGGCTTTTGCGGCGTACGCTATGGCTGCCGGGTGTCCTGCTGTTCCTGATGGTCGCTGTGCCGTGGTACGTGGCGGTGCAGATGGTGAACCCGCAGTTCTTCCGCGTGTTCCTGCTCGAGCACAACCTGGCGCGCTTCGCGACCGACCTGTACCGGCACAAACAACCGTTCTGGTTCTATGTTCCGGTGCTGATCCTTGGGCTTGCGCCATGGACGGCGATCGCGGGGGCATCGCTGGTGGGGGCGATGCAGCGCGGGCGGCTGGCGTGGAAGGAGCGCGGCGAAACGCGCGACCCACTGCCGCTGTTCCTGGCGTCGTGGGCGGTGGTCCCGGTGGTGTTCTTCTCTCTCTCGCAATCGAAGCTGCCGGGCTACATCCTGCCGGCGCTGCCGGCGTGGGGCCTGCTGGCGGCGGACCTGGTGTGGCGGCGACAGCGAGAGGGCAAGCGATTGGGCGCAGGGCTGCTGTGGGGACATGCGCTGGTGCTGGGCGTGATCGCGGGCGCGCTGCCGCTGGTTCCGTTCGTGCTCCAGCGCCCGCCGCAGCCGGTGGAAGCCTGGTCGATGGGAGTAGCGGCGGGCGTCGGTGTGGTGGTGCTGGCAGCGGCGCTGGTCACGCTGCGGCGTTACGGGCTGCCGATGCTGCGCTTCGTCACGCTGGTTCCGGTGGTGCTGACGGTAGCCTTCCTGGTGCGGGTGGAAGCGCTACCAATAGACCGGGCGCTTTCGAGCCGGCCGGTGGCGGCCGAACTGGAACAGCTGGGAACGGCGGGGAAGCCGGTAGCCGGGTTCCGTATCCATCGCAATCTGGAATACGGGTTGGGGTTCTATCGCAACCAGAAGGTGCAGCGGTACGAACGCGGCGAGATCCCGGCGGAAGACCATCTGTTGATTGTGAGGAAAGGGACGCGGGAGGAAGCAGCGAAGCTGGCGGGTGGGCGGAGATTTTCCAGGATCGGGGATTTTGGAGCGCAGGGAGTGGAGTTCTATTGGGTGTCCTCATCGACATCACTGCAACATGAAAAATGA
- a CDS encoding N-acetyltransferase, which yields MATAALKSVEILDLRHFGSQELRPLLEEEIELWDRMLGWDYSGSAEMVLRYMDARILPGYVAVEGRQVLGYSFFVYEGSKGIIGDLFVSAGGKAQRHGNDPLEHRLLTHVIETLEQSPGVHRIESQLLPHKTGRVARPFLETGFRRYPRLFMVWPLELRTPADSPAEIEVRPWREEDFQSAAAVITAAYRGHVDAEINDQYRTVAGSLRFLNNIVRFPGCGTFDGEASFVAVHRPTQLMAGLILCSKVRHDVGHITQVCVAPEFRGQKLGERLIAACHDSLLRRKFTSLSLTVTEANANAVELYKRLGFAVTHVFDAFVWEG from the coding sequence GTGGCGACGGCGGCGCTCAAATCCGTAGAGATCCTGGACCTGCGGCATTTCGGATCGCAAGAGCTGCGGCCGCTGCTGGAGGAAGAGATCGAGCTGTGGGACCGCATGCTGGGCTGGGACTACAGCGGGTCGGCGGAGATGGTGCTGCGCTACATGGATGCGCGCATCCTGCCGGGCTATGTGGCGGTGGAAGGACGGCAGGTGCTGGGGTACTCGTTCTTCGTCTACGAAGGCAGCAAGGGAATCATCGGCGACCTGTTCGTGAGCGCTGGAGGAAAGGCGCAGCGCCATGGCAACGATCCGCTGGAGCACCGCCTGCTGACGCACGTGATCGAAACGCTGGAGCAATCGCCGGGCGTCCATCGCATCGAATCGCAGTTGCTGCCGCACAAGACGGGGAGGGTGGCGCGTCCGTTCCTGGAAACCGGCTTCCGGCGGTATCCACGGCTGTTCATGGTGTGGCCGCTGGAGCTGCGAACGCCGGCGGATTCACCGGCGGAGATCGAGGTGCGTCCCTGGCGGGAGGAAGACTTCCAGAGCGCTGCGGCGGTGATCACGGCGGCGTACCGCGGACACGTGGATGCGGAAATCAACGACCAGTACCGCACGGTGGCGGGCTCTCTGCGGTTCCTGAACAACATCGTACGCTTTCCCGGCTGCGGCACGTTCGACGGCGAGGCGTCGTTCGTGGCCGTGCACCGGCCCACGCAGCTCATGGCAGGGCTGATTCTGTGCTCGAAGGTGCGGCACGACGTGGGGCACATCACGCAGGTGTGCGTGGCGCCGGAGTTCCGCGGGCAGAAGCTGGGAGAGCGGCTGATCGCCGCCTGCCATGACAGCCTGCTGCGCAGGAAGTTCACCTCCCTCTCGCTGACGGTGACGGAAGCGAACGCGAACGCCGTGGAGCTGTACAAGCGGCTGGGGTTCGCCGTGACGCATGTGTTCGATGCGTTTGTGTGGGAGGGATAG